From one Pieris brassicae chromosome 5, ilPieBrab1.1, whole genome shotgun sequence genomic stretch:
- the LOC123709455 gene encoding palmitoyltransferase ZDHHC2-like isoform X11, whose amino-acid sequence MASSVQNNRVSPSSYCACCRTCNMWCWRALKWLPVLLIVSIVTWSYYAYVLQLCIFTIESTVQQCVYLVLYHILFIMFAWSYWRTIFANIKSIPDKYKLPEEELEKLLSADTEEAQRTVLENYAKDLPIVTRTMSGSVRYCNRCVLVKPDRAHHCSICARCVLKMDHHCPWVNNCVCFHNYKFFMLFLGYALLYCIFIMSTCLPYFIRFWKGDFGAAGSSGRYHIVFAFFVALMFAVSLGSLFGYHCYLVSHNRTTLEAFRAPMFRGGADKNGFSIGAYKNFKEVFGNSPNLWFLPVFTSFGDGIVYPVPQQDEDTESLLSSERWDRWGERARPFDERESSSYDEL is encoded by the exons atggctTCATCAGTGCAGAATAATAGGGTTTCTCCTTCTAGCTATTGTGCATGTTGTCGAACGTGCAATATGTGGTGCTGGAGGGCATTAAAATGGCTTCCAGTACTGTTGATAGTTTCTATTGTGACATGGTCCTATTATGCATACGTTCTCCAGTTATGCATTT TTACAATTGAGAGTACAGTGCAACAATGTGTCTATCTCGTGCTTTaccacattttatttataatgttcgCTTGGTCGTATTGGCGAACAATTTTCGCTAACATCAAATCAATTCCTGATAAG TATAAGTTACCTGAAGAGGAATTAGAAAAGTTGTTAAGTGCAGATACAGAAGAAGCACAGCGTACAGTTTTGGAGAATTATGCTAAAGATCTTCCAATAGTCACTAG AACAATGTCGGGGTCAGTGCGGTATTGCAACCGTTGTGTTCTTGTGAAGCCGGACCGTGCCCACCACTGCAGTATATGTGCTAGATGTGTACTAAAGATGGATCACCATTGTCCATGGGTGAACAATTGTGTCTGTTTCCACAACTACAAGTTCTTCATGCTATTCCTTGGATATGCATTGCTGTATTGTATATTCATTATGTCAACATGCTTGCCCTATTTCATCAGGTTTTGGAAG GGTGATTTTGGTGCAGCTGGCAGTTCTGGTCGTTACCACATAGTGTTCGCATTCTTCGTGGCTCTCATGTTTGCGGTGTCACTTGGTTCGCTCTTCGGCTACCATTGCTACCTTGTATCGCATAATAGAACTACCTTAG AAGCGTTCCGTGCACCAATGTTCCGTGGTGGAGCCGACAAGAACGGATTTTCGATTGGGGCCTACAAAAATTTCAAAGAGGTGTTTGGTAACAGTCCAAACCTCTGGTTCCTGCCTGTGTTTACGAG CTTCGGCGATGGAATCGTCTACCCGGTACCTCAACAAGATGAAGACACGGAATCGCTTCTGAGCTCAGAAAGATGGGACCGTTGGGGCGAGAGGGCGCGGCCTTTCGACGAACGAGAGAGTTCCTCATACGACGAACTCTGA
- the LOC123709455 gene encoding palmitoyltransferase ZDHHC2-like isoform X8, with translation MASSVQNNRVSPSSYCACCRTCNMWCWRALKWLPVLLIVSIVTWSYYAYVLQLCIFTIESTVQQCVYLVLYHILFIMFAWSYWRTIFANIKSIPDKYKLPEEELEKLLSADTEEAQRTVLENYAKDLPIVTRTMSGSVRYCNRCVLVKPDRAHHCSICARCVLKMDHHCPWVNNCVCFHNYKFFMLFLGYALLYCIFIMSTCLPYFIRFWKGDFGAAGSSGRYHIVFAFFVALMFAVSLGSLFGYHCYLVSHNRTTLEAFRAPMFRGGADKNGFSIGAYKNFKEVFGNSPNLWFLPVFTSLGDGCEYPVRREHQLQTFTTAPDGLGYESMGTTRSSFGDGIVYPVPQQDEDTESLLSSERWDRWGERARPFDERESSSYDEL, from the exons atggctTCATCAGTGCAGAATAATAGGGTTTCTCCTTCTAGCTATTGTGCATGTTGTCGAACGTGCAATATGTGGTGCTGGAGGGCATTAAAATGGCTTCCAGTACTGTTGATAGTTTCTATTGTGACATGGTCCTATTATGCATACGTTCTCCAGTTATGCATTT TTACAATTGAGAGTACAGTGCAACAATGTGTCTATCTCGTGCTTTaccacattttatttataatgttcgCTTGGTCGTATTGGCGAACAATTTTCGCTAACATCAAATCAATTCCTGATAAG TATAAGTTACCTGAAGAGGAATTAGAAAAGTTGTTAAGTGCAGATACAGAAGAAGCACAGCGTACAGTTTTGGAGAATTATGCTAAAGATCTTCCAATAGTCACTAG AACAATGTCGGGGTCAGTGCGGTATTGCAACCGTTGTGTTCTTGTGAAGCCGGACCGTGCCCACCACTGCAGTATATGTGCTAGATGTGTACTAAAGATGGATCACCATTGTCCATGGGTGAACAATTGTGTCTGTTTCCACAACTACAAGTTCTTCATGCTATTCCTTGGATATGCATTGCTGTATTGTATATTCATTATGTCAACATGCTTGCCCTATTTCATCAGGTTTTGGAAG GGTGATTTTGGTGCAGCTGGCAGTTCTGGTCGTTACCACATAGTGTTCGCATTCTTCGTGGCTCTCATGTTTGCGGTGTCACTTGGTTCGCTCTTCGGCTACCATTGCTACCTTGTATCGCATAATAGAACTACCTTAG AAGCGTTCCGTGCACCAATGTTCCGTGGTGGAGCCGACAAGAACGGATTTTCGATTGGGGCCTACAAAAATTTCAAAGAGGTGTTTGGTAACAGTCCAAACCTCTGGTTCCTGCCTGTGTTTACGAG CCTGGGTGACGGCTGCGAATACCCGGTGCGGCGCGAGCACCAGCTACAAACTTTCACGACTGCGCCGGACGGGCTCGGGTACGAATCTATGGGCACCACGCGCTCAAG CTTCGGCGATGGAATCGTCTACCCGGTACCTCAACAAGATGAAGACACGGAATCGCTTCTGAGCTCAGAAAGATGGGACCGTTGGGGCGAGAGGGCGCGGCCTTTCGACGAACGAGAGAGTTCCTCATACGACGAACTCTGA
- the LOC123709455 gene encoding palmitoyltransferase ZDHHC2-like isoform X5, translating to MASSVQNNRVSPSSYCACCRTCNMWCWRALKWLPVLLIVSIVTWSYYAYVLQLCIFTIESTVQQCVYLVLYHILFIMFAWSYWRTIFANIKSIPDKYKLPEEELEKLLSADTEEAQRTVLENYAKDLPIVTRTMSGSVRYCNRCVLVKPDRAHHCSICARCVLKMDHHCPWVNNCVCFHNYKFFMLFLGYALLYCIFIMSTCLPYFIRFWKGDFGAAGSSGRYHIVFAFFVALMFAVSLGSLFGYHCYLVSHNRTTLDMLVSYNQSGSPTGQIVNSMLLNMFNEAFRAPMFRGGADKNGFSIGAYKNFKEVFGNSPNLWFLPVFTSLGDGCEYPVRREHQLQTFTTAPDGLGYESMGTTRSSFGDGIVYPVPQQDEDTESLLSSERWDRWGERARPFDERESSSYDEL from the exons atggctTCATCAGTGCAGAATAATAGGGTTTCTCCTTCTAGCTATTGTGCATGTTGTCGAACGTGCAATATGTGGTGCTGGAGGGCATTAAAATGGCTTCCAGTACTGTTGATAGTTTCTATTGTGACATGGTCCTATTATGCATACGTTCTCCAGTTATGCATTT TTACAATTGAGAGTACAGTGCAACAATGTGTCTATCTCGTGCTTTaccacattttatttataatgttcgCTTGGTCGTATTGGCGAACAATTTTCGCTAACATCAAATCAATTCCTGATAAG TATAAGTTACCTGAAGAGGAATTAGAAAAGTTGTTAAGTGCAGATACAGAAGAAGCACAGCGTACAGTTTTGGAGAATTATGCTAAAGATCTTCCAATAGTCACTAG AACAATGTCGGGGTCAGTGCGGTATTGCAACCGTTGTGTTCTTGTGAAGCCGGACCGTGCCCACCACTGCAGTATATGTGCTAGATGTGTACTAAAGATGGATCACCATTGTCCATGGGTGAACAATTGTGTCTGTTTCCACAACTACAAGTTCTTCATGCTATTCCTTGGATATGCATTGCTGTATTGTATATTCATTATGTCAACATGCTTGCCCTATTTCATCAGGTTTTGGAAG GGTGATTTTGGTGCAGCTGGCAGTTCTGGTCGTTACCACATAGTGTTCGCATTCTTCGTGGCTCTCATGTTTGCGGTGTCACTTGGTTCGCTCTTCGGCTACCATTGCTACCTTGTATCGCATAATAGAACTACCTTAG ATATGCTTGTGTCATACAACCAGTCAGGCAGTCCGACCGGACAGATAGTTAACTCTATgctattaaatatgtttaatg AAGCGTTCCGTGCACCAATGTTCCGTGGTGGAGCCGACAAGAACGGATTTTCGATTGGGGCCTACAAAAATTTCAAAGAGGTGTTTGGTAACAGTCCAAACCTCTGGTTCCTGCCTGTGTTTACGAG CCTGGGTGACGGCTGCGAATACCCGGTGCGGCGCGAGCACCAGCTACAAACTTTCACGACTGCGCCGGACGGGCTCGGGTACGAATCTATGGGCACCACGCGCTCAAG CTTCGGCGATGGAATCGTCTACCCGGTACCTCAACAAGATGAAGACACGGAATCGCTTCTGAGCTCAGAAAGATGGGACCGTTGGGGCGAGAGGGCGCGGCCTTTCGACGAACGAGAGAGTTCCTCATACGACGAACTCTGA
- the LOC123709455 gene encoding palmitoyltransferase ZDHHC2-like isoform X4: MASSVQNNRVSPSSYCACCRTCNMWCWRALKWLPVLLIVSIVTWSYYAYVLQLCIFTIESTVQQCVYLVLYHILFIMFAWSYWRTIFANIKSIPDKYKLPEEELEKLLSADTEEAQRTVLENYAKDLPIVTRTMSGSVRYCNRCVLVKPDRAHHCSICARCVLKMDHHCPWVNNCVCFHNYKFFMLFLGYALLYCIFIMSTCLPYFIRFWKMYQEYKHAHCDRFIDNGSYTKQCMDILNGDFGAAGSSGRYHIVFAFFVALMFAVSLGSLFGYHCYLVSHNRTTLEAFRAPMFRGGADKNGFSIGAYKNFKEVFGNSPNLWFLPVFTSLGDGCEYPVRREHQLQTFTTAPDGLGYESMGTTRSSFGDGIVYPVPQQDEDTESLLSSERWDRWGERARPFDERESSSYDEL; encoded by the exons atggctTCATCAGTGCAGAATAATAGGGTTTCTCCTTCTAGCTATTGTGCATGTTGTCGAACGTGCAATATGTGGTGCTGGAGGGCATTAAAATGGCTTCCAGTACTGTTGATAGTTTCTATTGTGACATGGTCCTATTATGCATACGTTCTCCAGTTATGCATTT TTACAATTGAGAGTACAGTGCAACAATGTGTCTATCTCGTGCTTTaccacattttatttataatgttcgCTTGGTCGTATTGGCGAACAATTTTCGCTAACATCAAATCAATTCCTGATAAG TATAAGTTACCTGAAGAGGAATTAGAAAAGTTGTTAAGTGCAGATACAGAAGAAGCACAGCGTACAGTTTTGGAGAATTATGCTAAAGATCTTCCAATAGTCACTAG AACAATGTCGGGGTCAGTGCGGTATTGCAACCGTTGTGTTCTTGTGAAGCCGGACCGTGCCCACCACTGCAGTATATGTGCTAGATGTGTACTAAAGATGGATCACCATTGTCCATGGGTGAACAATTGTGTCTGTTTCCACAACTACAAGTTCTTCATGCTATTCCTTGGATATGCATTGCTGTATTGTATATTCATTATGTCAACATGCTTGCCCTATTTCATCAGGTTTTGGAAG ATGTATCAGGAATACAAGCATGCTCACTGCGATCGTTTTATTGACAACGGTTCATATACTAAACAATgcatggatattcttaat GGTGATTTTGGTGCAGCTGGCAGTTCTGGTCGTTACCACATAGTGTTCGCATTCTTCGTGGCTCTCATGTTTGCGGTGTCACTTGGTTCGCTCTTCGGCTACCATTGCTACCTTGTATCGCATAATAGAACTACCTTAG AAGCGTTCCGTGCACCAATGTTCCGTGGTGGAGCCGACAAGAACGGATTTTCGATTGGGGCCTACAAAAATTTCAAAGAGGTGTTTGGTAACAGTCCAAACCTCTGGTTCCTGCCTGTGTTTACGAG CCTGGGTGACGGCTGCGAATACCCGGTGCGGCGCGAGCACCAGCTACAAACTTTCACGACTGCGCCGGACGGGCTCGGGTACGAATCTATGGGCACCACGCGCTCAAG CTTCGGCGATGGAATCGTCTACCCGGTACCTCAACAAGATGAAGACACGGAATCGCTTCTGAGCTCAGAAAGATGGGACCGTTGGGGCGAGAGGGCGCGGCCTTTCGACGAACGAGAGAGTTCCTCATACGACGAACTCTGA
- the LOC123709455 gene encoding palmitoyltransferase ZDHHC2-like isoform X7: MASSVQNNRVSPSSYCACCRTCNMWCWRALKWLPVLLIVSIVTWSYYAYVLQLCIFTIESTVQQCVYLVLYHILFIMFAWSYWRTIFANIKSIPDKYKLPEEELEKLLSADTEEAQRTVLENYAKDLPIVTRTMSGSVRYCNRCVLVKPDRAHHCSICARCVLKMDHHCPWVNNCVCFHNYKFFMLFLGYALLYCIFIMSTCLPYFIRFWKMYQEYKHAHCDRFIDNGSYTKQCMDILNGDFGAAGSSGRYHIVFAFFVALMFAVSLGSLFGYHCYLVSHNRTTLDMLVSYNQSGSPTGQIVNSMLLNMFNEAFRAPMFRGGADKNGFSIGAYKNFKEVFGNSPNLWFLPVFTSFGDGIVYPVPQQDEDTESLLSSERWDRWGERARPFDERESSSYDEL, translated from the exons atggctTCATCAGTGCAGAATAATAGGGTTTCTCCTTCTAGCTATTGTGCATGTTGTCGAACGTGCAATATGTGGTGCTGGAGGGCATTAAAATGGCTTCCAGTACTGTTGATAGTTTCTATTGTGACATGGTCCTATTATGCATACGTTCTCCAGTTATGCATTT TTACAATTGAGAGTACAGTGCAACAATGTGTCTATCTCGTGCTTTaccacattttatttataatgttcgCTTGGTCGTATTGGCGAACAATTTTCGCTAACATCAAATCAATTCCTGATAAG TATAAGTTACCTGAAGAGGAATTAGAAAAGTTGTTAAGTGCAGATACAGAAGAAGCACAGCGTACAGTTTTGGAGAATTATGCTAAAGATCTTCCAATAGTCACTAG AACAATGTCGGGGTCAGTGCGGTATTGCAACCGTTGTGTTCTTGTGAAGCCGGACCGTGCCCACCACTGCAGTATATGTGCTAGATGTGTACTAAAGATGGATCACCATTGTCCATGGGTGAACAATTGTGTCTGTTTCCACAACTACAAGTTCTTCATGCTATTCCTTGGATATGCATTGCTGTATTGTATATTCATTATGTCAACATGCTTGCCCTATTTCATCAGGTTTTGGAAG ATGTATCAGGAATACAAGCATGCTCACTGCGATCGTTTTATTGACAACGGTTCATATACTAAACAATgcatggatattcttaat GGTGATTTTGGTGCAGCTGGCAGTTCTGGTCGTTACCACATAGTGTTCGCATTCTTCGTGGCTCTCATGTTTGCGGTGTCACTTGGTTCGCTCTTCGGCTACCATTGCTACCTTGTATCGCATAATAGAACTACCTTAG ATATGCTTGTGTCATACAACCAGTCAGGCAGTCCGACCGGACAGATAGTTAACTCTATgctattaaatatgtttaatg AAGCGTTCCGTGCACCAATGTTCCGTGGTGGAGCCGACAAGAACGGATTTTCGATTGGGGCCTACAAAAATTTCAAAGAGGTGTTTGGTAACAGTCCAAACCTCTGGTTCCTGCCTGTGTTTACGAG CTTCGGCGATGGAATCGTCTACCCGGTACCTCAACAAGATGAAGACACGGAATCGCTTCTGAGCTCAGAAAGATGGGACCGTTGGGGCGAGAGGGCGCGGCCTTTCGACGAACGAGAGAGTTCCTCATACGACGAACTCTGA
- the LOC123709455 gene encoding palmitoyltransferase ZDHHC2-like isoform X2 — MASSVQNNRVSPSSYCACCRTCNMWCWRALKWLPVLLIVSIVTWSYYAYVLQLCIFTIESTVQQCVYLVLYHILFIMFAWSYWRTIFANIKSIPDKYKLPEEELEKLLSADTEEAQRTVLENYAKDLPIVTRTMSGSVRYCNRCVLVKPDRAHHCSICARCVLKMDHHCPWVNNCVCFHNYKFFMLFLGYALLYCIFIMSTCLPYFIRFWKMYQEYKHAHCDRFIDNGSYTKQCMDILNGDFGAAGSSGRYHIVFAFFVALMFAVSLGSLFGYHCYLVSHNRTTLDMLVSYNQSGSPTGQIVNSMLLNMFNEAFRAPMFRGGADKNGFSIGAYKNFKEVFGNSPNLWFLPVFTSLGDGCEYPVRREHQLQTFTTAPDGLGFGDGIVYPVPQQDEDTESLLSSERWDRWGERARPFDERESSSYDEL, encoded by the exons atggctTCATCAGTGCAGAATAATAGGGTTTCTCCTTCTAGCTATTGTGCATGTTGTCGAACGTGCAATATGTGGTGCTGGAGGGCATTAAAATGGCTTCCAGTACTGTTGATAGTTTCTATTGTGACATGGTCCTATTATGCATACGTTCTCCAGTTATGCATTT TTACAATTGAGAGTACAGTGCAACAATGTGTCTATCTCGTGCTTTaccacattttatttataatgttcgCTTGGTCGTATTGGCGAACAATTTTCGCTAACATCAAATCAATTCCTGATAAG TATAAGTTACCTGAAGAGGAATTAGAAAAGTTGTTAAGTGCAGATACAGAAGAAGCACAGCGTACAGTTTTGGAGAATTATGCTAAAGATCTTCCAATAGTCACTAG AACAATGTCGGGGTCAGTGCGGTATTGCAACCGTTGTGTTCTTGTGAAGCCGGACCGTGCCCACCACTGCAGTATATGTGCTAGATGTGTACTAAAGATGGATCACCATTGTCCATGGGTGAACAATTGTGTCTGTTTCCACAACTACAAGTTCTTCATGCTATTCCTTGGATATGCATTGCTGTATTGTATATTCATTATGTCAACATGCTTGCCCTATTTCATCAGGTTTTGGAAG ATGTATCAGGAATACAAGCATGCTCACTGCGATCGTTTTATTGACAACGGTTCATATACTAAACAATgcatggatattcttaat GGTGATTTTGGTGCAGCTGGCAGTTCTGGTCGTTACCACATAGTGTTCGCATTCTTCGTGGCTCTCATGTTTGCGGTGTCACTTGGTTCGCTCTTCGGCTACCATTGCTACCTTGTATCGCATAATAGAACTACCTTAG ATATGCTTGTGTCATACAACCAGTCAGGCAGTCCGACCGGACAGATAGTTAACTCTATgctattaaatatgtttaatg AAGCGTTCCGTGCACCAATGTTCCGTGGTGGAGCCGACAAGAACGGATTTTCGATTGGGGCCTACAAAAATTTCAAAGAGGTGTTTGGTAACAGTCCAAACCTCTGGTTCCTGCCTGTGTTTACGAG CCTGGGTGACGGCTGCGAATACCCGGTGCGGCGCGAGCACCAGCTACAAACTTTCACGACTGCGCCGGACGGGCTCGG CTTCGGCGATGGAATCGTCTACCCGGTACCTCAACAAGATGAAGACACGGAATCGCTTCTGAGCTCAGAAAGATGGGACCGTTGGGGCGAGAGGGCGCGGCCTTTCGACGAACGAGAGAGTTCCTCATACGACGAACTCTGA
- the LOC123709455 gene encoding palmitoyltransferase ZDHHC2-like isoform X1, producing MASSVQNNRVSPSSYCACCRTCNMWCWRALKWLPVLLIVSIVTWSYYAYVLQLCIFTIESTVQQCVYLVLYHILFIMFAWSYWRTIFANIKSIPDKYKLPEEELEKLLSADTEEAQRTVLENYAKDLPIVTRTMSGSVRYCNRCVLVKPDRAHHCSICARCVLKMDHHCPWVNNCVCFHNYKFFMLFLGYALLYCIFIMSTCLPYFIRFWKMYQEYKHAHCDRFIDNGSYTKQCMDILNGDFGAAGSSGRYHIVFAFFVALMFAVSLGSLFGYHCYLVSHNRTTLDMLVSYNQSGSPTGQIVNSMLLNMFNEAFRAPMFRGGADKNGFSIGAYKNFKEVFGNSPNLWFLPVFTSLGDGCEYPVRREHQLQTFTTAPDGLGYESMGTTRSSFGDGIVYPVPQQDEDTESLLSSERWDRWGERARPFDERESSSYDEL from the exons atggctTCATCAGTGCAGAATAATAGGGTTTCTCCTTCTAGCTATTGTGCATGTTGTCGAACGTGCAATATGTGGTGCTGGAGGGCATTAAAATGGCTTCCAGTACTGTTGATAGTTTCTATTGTGACATGGTCCTATTATGCATACGTTCTCCAGTTATGCATTT TTACAATTGAGAGTACAGTGCAACAATGTGTCTATCTCGTGCTTTaccacattttatttataatgttcgCTTGGTCGTATTGGCGAACAATTTTCGCTAACATCAAATCAATTCCTGATAAG TATAAGTTACCTGAAGAGGAATTAGAAAAGTTGTTAAGTGCAGATACAGAAGAAGCACAGCGTACAGTTTTGGAGAATTATGCTAAAGATCTTCCAATAGTCACTAG AACAATGTCGGGGTCAGTGCGGTATTGCAACCGTTGTGTTCTTGTGAAGCCGGACCGTGCCCACCACTGCAGTATATGTGCTAGATGTGTACTAAAGATGGATCACCATTGTCCATGGGTGAACAATTGTGTCTGTTTCCACAACTACAAGTTCTTCATGCTATTCCTTGGATATGCATTGCTGTATTGTATATTCATTATGTCAACATGCTTGCCCTATTTCATCAGGTTTTGGAAG ATGTATCAGGAATACAAGCATGCTCACTGCGATCGTTTTATTGACAACGGTTCATATACTAAACAATgcatggatattcttaat GGTGATTTTGGTGCAGCTGGCAGTTCTGGTCGTTACCACATAGTGTTCGCATTCTTCGTGGCTCTCATGTTTGCGGTGTCACTTGGTTCGCTCTTCGGCTACCATTGCTACCTTGTATCGCATAATAGAACTACCTTAG ATATGCTTGTGTCATACAACCAGTCAGGCAGTCCGACCGGACAGATAGTTAACTCTATgctattaaatatgtttaatg AAGCGTTCCGTGCACCAATGTTCCGTGGTGGAGCCGACAAGAACGGATTTTCGATTGGGGCCTACAAAAATTTCAAAGAGGTGTTTGGTAACAGTCCAAACCTCTGGTTCCTGCCTGTGTTTACGAG CCTGGGTGACGGCTGCGAATACCCGGTGCGGCGCGAGCACCAGCTACAAACTTTCACGACTGCGCCGGACGGGCTCGGGTACGAATCTATGGGCACCACGCGCTCAAG CTTCGGCGATGGAATCGTCTACCCGGTACCTCAACAAGATGAAGACACGGAATCGCTTCTGAGCTCAGAAAGATGGGACCGTTGGGGCGAGAGGGCGCGGCCTTTCGACGAACGAGAGAGTTCCTCATACGACGAACTCTGA
- the LOC123709455 gene encoding palmitoyltransferase ZDHHC15B-like isoform X9 yields the protein MASSVQNNRVSPSSYCACCRTCNMWCWRALKWLPVLLIVSIVTWSYYAYVLQLCIFTIESTVQQCVYLVLYHILFIMFAWSYWRTIFANIKSIPDKYKLPEEELEKLLSADTEEAQRTVLENYAKDLPIVTRTMSGSVRYCNRCVLVKPDRAHHCSICARCVLKMDHHCPWVNNCVCFHNYKFFMLFLGYALLYCIFIMSTCLPYFIRFWKMYQEYKHAHCDRFIDNGSYTKQCMDILNGDFGAAGSSGRYHIVFAFFVALMFAVSLGSLFGYHCYLVSHNRTTLDMLVSYNQSGSPTGQIVNSMLLNMFNEAFRAPMFRGGADKNGFSIGAYKNFKEVFGNSPNLWFLPVFTSVAVAHETERWRLCPRRGRTVPQIV from the exons atggctTCATCAGTGCAGAATAATAGGGTTTCTCCTTCTAGCTATTGTGCATGTTGTCGAACGTGCAATATGTGGTGCTGGAGGGCATTAAAATGGCTTCCAGTACTGTTGATAGTTTCTATTGTGACATGGTCCTATTATGCATACGTTCTCCAGTTATGCATTT TTACAATTGAGAGTACAGTGCAACAATGTGTCTATCTCGTGCTTTaccacattttatttataatgttcgCTTGGTCGTATTGGCGAACAATTTTCGCTAACATCAAATCAATTCCTGATAAG TATAAGTTACCTGAAGAGGAATTAGAAAAGTTGTTAAGTGCAGATACAGAAGAAGCACAGCGTACAGTTTTGGAGAATTATGCTAAAGATCTTCCAATAGTCACTAG AACAATGTCGGGGTCAGTGCGGTATTGCAACCGTTGTGTTCTTGTGAAGCCGGACCGTGCCCACCACTGCAGTATATGTGCTAGATGTGTACTAAAGATGGATCACCATTGTCCATGGGTGAACAATTGTGTCTGTTTCCACAACTACAAGTTCTTCATGCTATTCCTTGGATATGCATTGCTGTATTGTATATTCATTATGTCAACATGCTTGCCCTATTTCATCAGGTTTTGGAAG ATGTATCAGGAATACAAGCATGCTCACTGCGATCGTTTTATTGACAACGGTTCATATACTAAACAATgcatggatattcttaat GGTGATTTTGGTGCAGCTGGCAGTTCTGGTCGTTACCACATAGTGTTCGCATTCTTCGTGGCTCTCATGTTTGCGGTGTCACTTGGTTCGCTCTTCGGCTACCATTGCTACCTTGTATCGCATAATAGAACTACCTTAG ATATGCTTGTGTCATACAACCAGTCAGGCAGTCCGACCGGACAGATAGTTAACTCTATgctattaaatatgtttaatg AAGCGTTCCGTGCACCAATGTTCCGTGGTGGAGCCGACAAGAACGGATTTTCGATTGGGGCCTACAAAAATTTCAAAGAGGTGTTTGGTAACAGTCCAAACCTCTGGTTCCTGCCTGTGTTTACGAG CGTGGCGGTGGCACACGAAACTGAGAGATGGAGACTTTGTCCCCGAAGGGGGAGGACCGTCCCGCAAATAGTATAA
- the LOC123709455 gene encoding palmitoyltransferase ZDHHC2-like isoform X10, producing MASSVQNNRVSPSSYCACCRTCNMWCWRALKWLPVLLIVSIVTWSYYAYVLQLCIFTIESTVQQCVYLVLYHILFIMFAWSYWRTIFANIKSIPDKYKLPEEELEKLLSADTEEAQRTVLENYAKDLPIVTRTMSGSVRYCNRCVLVKPDRAHHCSICARCVLKMDHHCPWVNNCVCFHNYKFFMLFLGYALLYCIFIMSTCLPYFIRFWKGDFGAAGSSGRYHIVFAFFVALMFAVSLGSLFGYHCYLVSHNRTTLEAFRAPMFRGGADKNGFSIGAYKNFKEVFGNSPNLWFLPVFTSLGDGCEYPVRREHQLQTFTTAPDGLGYESMGTTRSSVAVAHETERWRLCPRRGRTVPQIV from the exons atggctTCATCAGTGCAGAATAATAGGGTTTCTCCTTCTAGCTATTGTGCATGTTGTCGAACGTGCAATATGTGGTGCTGGAGGGCATTAAAATGGCTTCCAGTACTGTTGATAGTTTCTATTGTGACATGGTCCTATTATGCATACGTTCTCCAGTTATGCATTT TTACAATTGAGAGTACAGTGCAACAATGTGTCTATCTCGTGCTTTaccacattttatttataatgttcgCTTGGTCGTATTGGCGAACAATTTTCGCTAACATCAAATCAATTCCTGATAAG TATAAGTTACCTGAAGAGGAATTAGAAAAGTTGTTAAGTGCAGATACAGAAGAAGCACAGCGTACAGTTTTGGAGAATTATGCTAAAGATCTTCCAATAGTCACTAG AACAATGTCGGGGTCAGTGCGGTATTGCAACCGTTGTGTTCTTGTGAAGCCGGACCGTGCCCACCACTGCAGTATATGTGCTAGATGTGTACTAAAGATGGATCACCATTGTCCATGGGTGAACAATTGTGTCTGTTTCCACAACTACAAGTTCTTCATGCTATTCCTTGGATATGCATTGCTGTATTGTATATTCATTATGTCAACATGCTTGCCCTATTTCATCAGGTTTTGGAAG GGTGATTTTGGTGCAGCTGGCAGTTCTGGTCGTTACCACATAGTGTTCGCATTCTTCGTGGCTCTCATGTTTGCGGTGTCACTTGGTTCGCTCTTCGGCTACCATTGCTACCTTGTATCGCATAATAGAACTACCTTAG AAGCGTTCCGTGCACCAATGTTCCGTGGTGGAGCCGACAAGAACGGATTTTCGATTGGGGCCTACAAAAATTTCAAAGAGGTGTTTGGTAACAGTCCAAACCTCTGGTTCCTGCCTGTGTTTACGAG CCTGGGTGACGGCTGCGAATACCCGGTGCGGCGCGAGCACCAGCTACAAACTTTCACGACTGCGCCGGACGGGCTCGGGTACGAATCTATGGGCACCACGCGCTCAAG CGTGGCGGTGGCACACGAAACTGAGAGATGGAGACTTTGTCCCCGAAGGGGGAGGACCGTCCCGCAAATAGTATAA